GGGTAGAAGTGAAGAAAGATTCCTGAAAGAATCATAGGAACTAGCCTGCGAATATAATTTGCACACCTTGCATTGCATACAAGGCTGCGATGAATGCTCCACGAGTTTTTTTGTTGGAGTACTTGGACATGATTACGGCTGAGATGGGATAGTCTCCACCGATACCAAACCCTAGCCAGAACCTGAAGAAACAAAGTGTTTTGACAACAGTTTCTTTGCTTGCATCAAAGGACAAGCCAGAGCATATGGCGCAAATGATGGTGAGAGTTAGACTGATGTTGTAAGCTTTTTTACGGCCAAGTTTGTCATCAATCCAACCGAAGAATAGGTGTCCTATGAGAGTACCAATTAGGGCAACACCAGTTATAGCATAGTAAAGGCGGCCCAAGAGTTTTGAGACTATTGAGATGTAGAAAATGTTGTATGCATTAGTGAAAAACCCCATTCTAGCAATGATAATGGTTGTGATGTGGTTCTACTACATGCGGGCAGAGTCAAGGGCTTCAAgcacttttaattttaaagccACCTGGTTTATTTGATGAAGTTTGTGTGTAGTTTTGCTCCTTTTATATAGTTGATCTATGAAGGGAAAAGATAATGAATAGGTCAACGTATAATCTGTGAGATTAGGAAAAAGCTTGAAGCTTTAACAATGGAGGAAAAACATGAAAAGCACAGAGAGAGAAGTTAGGAAGAGAACTCTGTATTTTCTATTCAAGCTTAATTATAATTTCATACAAATGCATCACAATATATAGTTTACAATTGTTTCTAGAAAGATCCTATTTAACAAACTCTAACAACCCTATAATAGAAATGACAGCTGTACATAGAAAATATCTTCAATCTATGCAAAATATCTGAAGCTTAATCCGTTGAAACAGAGCAAGTCAAGATCATGCTAGTGAGAAAGAACAGCTCCATAAATGACACCGTTTGCTACCTTGAATAAATCATACCAGACATAAGTGAGAAACGATGCCATTTATCATTTAGACAAATGTCAACGTCTTGAACCTCAGTAACATTCAAATCTCAAGTGACTGCTAAGCTCATGATTGTTGGAATAGTGTGAACAATGTTCACGTTATCTTCTTCGTTTGTAGATTCGCTGGTTCCACTTACATCCCCCCTCAAAACCAAGAGGTCAAAAGACACCATGGTTTTGGAGCGtagaaattgaaaatgagaagaagaaagactCTTTGTAAATATATCTGCCAATTGATCACCAGTTGCAATGTAATGCACTTGAAGGTCATGGCGAAGGACCCTTTTGTGAACAAAGTGATAATCAACCTCAACATGTTTGGTTCTGGCATGAAAGACAAGATTGGAAGCAATGGCAAGGGCAAAAACATTGTCACACCAAAGCTTTGgtggaaaggaaaggaagataCCAAGATCTTTCAAAACTTGACAAATCCAACAGAGCTCAGCGGCAGCAGTGGCAAGAGCCCTATACTCAGACTCAGTGGAGGATCGAGACACAGTGTCTTGTTTCTTAGCACTCCATGTGATAGTATTAAAGCCAAGATGAACCAAATATCCAGTAGTGGACCTACAATCAAAAGGATTTCCAGCCCAATTTGAGTATGAAAAGGCTGAGAGTGACAGAACCACGTTGAAAGAAAATCCCAAAATTGAGAGTGCCACTAACATATCTCAGAATCCGTTTGGCTGCAATTAAATGGGCCTCACCTAGAGGTGATATGAACTGACATACCTGATGAATTGCAAAGCTATAGTTAGGCCGTGTAAAGGTCAGGTAGTGGAGGGAACCCACCATACTCCTATAAACATCAAGATTGGAAAGAAGAGAGCCTTCGGCAGGAACCAATCTTAGGTTAGGAGCACAAGGAGTCTTGGCAGCCTTAGCAGAGAGCATGTTATGTTTAAGAAGCAAATCCTAAGCATACTTGGATTGATTCAGAAACAATCCTTTAGAAGTGCAAGTGATTTGCAAGCCAAGAAAATAATGGAGATTGCCAAGATCCTTAAGCTCAAACTCAGAACTAAGTTGCTGAATCAGTGTTTGCAAGAAGGAGGGACAATTGCCAGCAAGaacaatgtcatctacatatACTAGTAGAAACACCAAGTACTTACCATGCCTTAGAATAAACAAGGATGAATCAGCTAATAAAGCCTAAAACCCCAAGTGAAGATCTCTCAAACCAGGCCCTAGGGGATTGTTTGAGACCATAAAGTGATTTCTGTAAGAGGCACACATGATTAGGGAAGGCAAGATCCACATAACCAGGGGGTTGTACCATAAAAACTTCCTCTTTTAAGAATCCATgtaaaaatgcattccttaaatCCAATTGCTTCAAAGGTTAATTAAACTGAATAGCAAGTGAGAGAATACTTTTGACAGTAGGAGGCTTTACCACAGGGCTAAaggtttcttcaaaattaaCACCATATTGTTGATGAAACCCCTTTGCCACCAACCGAGCTTTATACCTGCTTATACTCCCATCACTGTTATGTTTCAGCTTGAACACCCATTTGCACCCCACAATATTTTGAGTGGGTGAAGATGGTACCAAGATCCAAGTTCTCTGTCTAGTTAAAGCAGCAAACTCCTCATCCATAGCTGAGCACCAATGTGGAAATTAAGTAGCTATTTTATAAGTGGGAGGCTTAGTGATGGTATAATCAATCCGAGGCTTGGATGCAAGTTTGGATATAGTGACTGCAAGAGCCTTAGGCTTGAAAATACCATCCTTGGATTTGGTGATCATGGGGTGTATGTTTTGAGTAGGCACAGAAGTCACAGTAGGGGATGGCCATGGCTCAACTAAAGTAGATGCAGGAATGGAAGATGATGGAGGAGATTGAGATGTAGAAAAAAGAGATTCTGGAACATGTGGTTGAGGAGTAGGTGCAGGAGATGGGACATGTGCAGTGGAAACAGTGGGGCTAACACTAGGAGTGAGGATAGGATTGACACTAGGAGTAAGGGTAGGACTGACACTAGGGGGGACAACAGGCTATGAGGAATTGTCAGCAAAAAAAATGGGAAAGGAAGGATAACCAATGTGCAACAGAAGGTGATGATGATGTATCAGAGGAAGAACCAGCAAGTAAAGAGGTGGATTGTAAAGCTAAAAACTCAGATTCATTGAATAAGACATGCCTTGATATGTAAATCCGAAGTGTATTAGGGTCTAAACAAATATACCCTTTGGAGTAGGCTGGATAGCCAAGAAAGATGCAATGTGTTGTGTGTGGTTGAAGTTTATGTTTATTATAGGGTCTAAGAAGAGGGAAGCATGTACAACCAAAAGTTCTAAGGTGTAGGAGATCTGGTTTAGATTTGAATAAGACCTCCCAAGGAGATTTGTTGTGAAGTAAAGGAGTGAGAAGTCTGTTAATGATATGAGTAGTAGTAGAAACTGCATAAGACCAATAGGACAAAGGGAGGTTTGAGTGTGACAACATTGTGAGGGAACATTCAATAAGATGTCTATGTTTCCTTTTAGCAGTACCATTTTGCTGAAAGGTATGAGGACATAAGGTCTGATGGATGATGTCATAACTAGAACAGAAATGATTATGGGCATTAGAAGTATATTCACCACCACCATCAGTTCTCAAGATTTTAATCTGTGTATGTAGTTCAGTTTCAATATATGCTTTAAAGTACTTAAAAACATCAAACACATCAGATTTATTCTTTAGTAGATATACCTAAGTGAATTTGGAAAACTCATCAATGAAAACAAGGTAGTATCTAAAGTCATTTGTAGAAGTAATAGGAGCTGGACCGCAAACATCACTGTGACCTAATTCAAAAGGTTTAGAggcaagaaaaacaaatttattgaaAGGAAGTTTATGCATTTTCCCACTGAGACAATGTATACAATGATTTATAGAACTTGAAATTGAATCATTACAACTCACTGTACTACTACAAGAGGAGAGAGCTGTTCTAAGAACACTATCACTAGGATGACCTAGTCTATGGTGCCACAACAACCacttattagttttttgaacATGAAAAGGAAGTAGAGATAGGCATATGTGATTGTAAAGGTGAAGTAGCAGAATGAGGATGATGCTTAATAGAATGATGATGCTTGGTGAAATTCTTTGAGTAGATTGGATATACTCCATTTTCACTCAAGCCCCTGTAAAGGATTCTCCCCGTAGGAAAATCCTAGATTTTGAGTTCATTGGCATCAAAATGACAAGAACAATTATTATGCAAACAAAATTTATGAACAGAAACAAGGTTCATGGCTATTCTAGGTACATGAAGAACATTTTTGAGAACAAAGTTATGATATTTTGTAGAAAGAGAAGCATTACCAATATGGTTGATCAGAAGAGTTTGGCCATTGCTTACTGTGATCTGCTCTGGCCTATTGTATTGTGACTGAACAAAGAGATTACCAAGATTGGCAGTGAGATGATCTGAGGTACCAGAATCAGCTAGCCAAGGATCTTGGTTGTTTATCAAAGCAACATTAGAAGCTTGAGCCATTGCAACAAGTTTGGTTGGTGGATTCTTGCCTTGATGGGCAAAATCCATTCTGTGATAACAGTTAAGAGCTAGATGACCTGCCTTTCCACAAATTTGGCTTATAGGTCTATCACTCTTGAAGTTTTGGTCACCAAACTGAGAGGTCTGATTAGAAGAGTAATTCTGCTAAAGTAGAGGTGAGTAAAGCCGCTGTTGTTGTTAAGGTGAGTAAAACTACTATTGTTGCCCTCCACCACCATTGTTGGTGTACCTTCCTCCACCTCGACCTCTGTTAGTATTGTTTTTACCTCTTCCTTGGTTAGATCCACCATTATTATGTGACTGAAACTGAGAATTGTTAGAATGCTTATTACTAGAAGCATACATGGctagagagtgagagagatcaTTAGAATTCTCTGCCATAGCTTGTTCTTCACTCTGTAACATGATAGAGAGTTGTTCATAGGTAATTGGATCACTCCTAGTGTGAATTGCAAAGAAGAAGTGAGCAAGTTCTCTAGGCAAACCACGAAGAACAATACAGATAAGTTCTTCATTATTAACAATAACTCCAATAGCAAGGAGTTTGTCTCATGCGATCTTGATCTTCTGCAAGAAGCCATTGACAAAATCAGATACTTTCTTGAGGCTTTGTAgctcaagtttcaaatttagaaTGTTTGCCCTTGAGGTTGTTCTAGAGTATACCATGCTTCTCTAGTAGTAATTCCAACTACAAGTGAAAAAACTTGTGGAGTAAGAGTAGAATTGATCAAGGATAACAAAGCTTTATCCTTGATTCTCCAAGTCAGAAAGTTTGGATTCACATTCGTAGTCAAACTTCCTTGAGCATCAAGAAGATATTGACAAGGTTGAGAAAAAGAGCCATCTATATGCTCAATCAACGAGTAAGCTTCCAAAATCATGGTCAACTGGTGCTTTCATGGGATATAATTGGTGTAGTCAAGCTTTATGGACATCAGATTTGACATATTGGAAAGAAGTAATAGTGGTGAAGGAGACTGAGTAGAAGTAACTATTTTGGTGGTGGAGTAGAGCTTGAAGGAGTAGAGGAAGCCATGGATtgtggctttgataccatgtgaGATAAGGAAAAAGCTTGAAGTTTTAACAATGtagaaaaaacacaaaaaacacagaGAAAGAAGTTAGGAAGAGAACTCTGTATTTTCTATTCAAGCTTAATTATAATTTCATACACATACATCACAATATATAGTTTACAACTATTTCTAGAAAGATCCTATCTAACAAACTCTAACAACCCTATAACAGAAATGATAAACTATACACAGAAAATATCTTCAATctatacaaaatatttgaagCTCAATCCGTTGAAACAGAGCAAGTCAAGATCGTGCTTAGTGAAAAAGAATAGCTCCATAAACAACACCATTTGCTGCCTTGAATAAATCATGCTAGGCATAAGTGAGAAACAATGTCATTTATCATTTAGACAAATGTCATCGTTTTGAACCTCAGTAACATTTAAATCTCAAGTGACCGTTGGAACAGTGTGAACAGTATCCACTTTATCTTCTTCGTTTGTAGATTCACTAGTTCCACTTACATAATCCAAGGTTAATTTTGGACGAATGGGGAAGAAATTAACAGCATTTAATGGATATTCTATTCACATGGATACAATAAAAGATattctttataaataaaaataaaaataaataaaaaaaaaaaaaaagatattctaTTCACATGGATACAATAAAAGAtattctttatcaaaaaaaagattatcaaataaagacaaatttattacttttatcaacaaaaaaagatttatcaaaaaagacaaatttattACTTAACTAGTATATATGCGGTTAGAGTTTGATTAATCAACCAGCCATTTACTTCCCCAAAACTTTGTAGAAATCTAACTAGTTGGAAGATCAAagttgaaaattattaaatgaaCCTATTTTAATTTCTCTGAATATGATAGCCTTTGTACGTATCAATTTGTCACTCCTACATCCGACAAAttttcctcttaaaaaaaaaaaaaacatgtggcATCGAAATTGATCTTGTACCAGCCTGGCTTGGTCAATGCATTTCattataaatagtttttagTGTCCATTTGGAAACATCTTATTTAtctaaaactgaaatttttttgttgaaagtgtaggaaaaaaaaagttttaaaaaaaaaaagttgaatagtacagtgggacctatgaatagtataaaaaagtATAGTatgactcatgaatagtagcaaaaataagctaattaagCAAATAAGCTGAAAATTTCAGCGGTTCCCAAACACTCTCTTAATCTTGGGATCTTCAAGAAGAATCAAACACACTATTACTAAGCCAAGGGCCTTGTAGCTAAATTGGTATCTCTACATGCACAAAGCGCTTGGGGGTTTAAGGAGGGAAAATGATTCAAGCTGTGAAATTAGTAGCATattataattatctctaaaaaaacacacacacacacacatgcgcACGcactattattatattttttttaaaagtacaaATGTGGTTCCCTAGCATATTAAGAGTTGTGTTCAAATATACTTCTGGTCGAATTataaaagtttataatttttttctttttgtctcatcatttactaaatatataataaaaatgaacatattttaaaattaacgaTGTAACACTCACTCTTAATAAGGTGACTATTGGGAAATAAGGGTAATCTTCCCCTAGCTCTTGCTGCTGTTTGTAAGGAAGATTACCTTTGCAGTTCATAACTTGTTTAGATATGAATTGAAGTttataatcacaaaaaa
The sequence above is drawn from the Quercus lobata isolate SW786 chromosome 12, ValleyOak3.0 Primary Assembly, whole genome shotgun sequence genome and encodes:
- the LOC115971671 gene encoding inorganic phosphate transporter 1-1-like is translated as MGFFTNAYNIFYISIVSKLLGRLYYAITGVALIGTLIGHLFFGWIDDKLGRKKAYNISLTLTIICAICSGLSFDASKETVVKTLCFFRFWLGFGIGGDYPISAVIMSKYSNKKTRGAFIAALYAMQGIFLHFYPTASFKDDPVISTQPEANYLWRIVLMLGV